DNA from Colletotrichum higginsianum IMI 349063 chromosome 7 map unlocalized unitig_7, whole genome shotgun sequence:
TGTATGGGTTGTTTTGCAAAGTACAATTTCTAGGCCGTCCCCACCCACCGCAGAACAAGGCGCAGTATTCATTCTAACGGCGTCCGAAGACGTTAGAGATTCGAGTCGAAAAGAGGTACCCACTATACACTACATACCTTAGTTTCCTTCCCATACCAAGAAGAAAGAACCGGTGTTGGTAGGGATGCATTAAAGTAGTGCAAATCATACAATCTGAACAGCCAAATATCCCTACGTCAGCAATCAAGATGtcttggaggaggagcacgAGCCTGGCAATTTGTGGCTGTGGCTTTGGTTATGGCAGCGGCTATGTCAGGTGCTTCGGCTGTGGTTAGTTAGATGTAAGGCACCGCAGAGCGACAACTTTCCCACAACAGCTGTCCTGCCTAAGGACACTTCGTGCCGTAACCCTGGCAAGCACGGTTGTGCTCTGTGTCGCTTGTGCCCTTTTATCCAACAACTGTGGCCACGTTCGCCTGGGAAGCACAAGTGCACAGTATCGCTGCTGCGTTTTAGACTCTTGTCTGCCCACGCTTCGGGCCATCACGTGGCGTGGCTCAATCTCGCGGACCAGAGCCGGGCAGAGCGGGCCCTCGGTGTAGAAAACTGGAGGGGTTGGAGTGTATCTTGGCTATGGATCTCGAAGATGTTGGGGGCGGCCAAAGATACGAGAGAGGAACTTGGGAAACAGACTGTCTTGGACCACTTGGATTTAGCTACCTACCAAGTTATTGCACCTTTGTGCACATAAACGACTCCGGGCAGGTTGAACTGGGTTGTGTATCCTTGGTCACAACCTATCAAACTGTTAAGCATATATCCTTGCTTTTCTCGCGATGGGTAGCTGTTACACGGCCCATCCTAAGCCTGATCTTTTGCGTAACTTAATTCAAGCGAGAATCCGGTACGTTTGATTCTGGTTCTGATTGGTGGCTGAGAGTTCACATGTCGCAAGAGCCTGACGCCTGACAATGCACGCCAGTTGCATCTTGCGTGTATGCTGAAGTTGCTTGATCCCCCGCCTGGTCTCTTGTGGTGGGAAGGCGGAACGGATTTGTCGCTACTTTTCTCTTCTGCAAGCACACACACCTCTCGATTGAACTTCGATTTAGGTGCAATCGTCTGGCCCCGGTCCTATTGTTTTCTGGTCTCTTGGGCTTTCCATTTCTCACTCCAGACTTCTCATCCCGAGTTCTACTCTGTGCTCTGTCTTCATTGTCGAAAAGATGGCGCAACAAGATGCTCAGGCCGGCGCATCCGAGGTCATCTTGCCCAAAGCTCCAGGACGGGAGGATAAGGATCCGAGAGAGCGCATCAATGTCATGATCGACATTTTCAACTGCAGCCTCCGCTCCAGCGGAAAGGCTGACCGGGGCTTCTACAACGAGATTCGGTCAGCCATGCACATCATATACAACTGCAACCCCGGTGATCTCACGATCTCCCGCCCCCTCACCGAAGCCGAGAAGCGACAAGGCCAAAACGGCAGCTCCCAAATGATCCTGGTGTCGTTGGGGAACAACCACTACAGGGAGCTGGATATGATTTGCGAGATTGAAGGGATTACCTACGTTGTTGAGACTAAGAACACAAAAACGAGCGACCAACATCAGTTGCGGGCTAATGTTTTCTTGGCACGGCAGCAGGGCTGGGGCGTCATGTACGTTCTGCGGGAGAACAAGACCAGCCAGGCACAGGCTCTTAGGAACACGTTCCAAACGATCCCCGAAGCGCAGCATCTGCCGCCCTTGAAGATTGTCTGCATCTCGGATAAGATTGAGGACATGTTCTATGACGGTAAACCCCACGAAATTTCACGGATCATCACGAACCATGATACATTTAGCCGGGATTACTGGGAGGGTGAACTTGGTAGAAAGATATCGTTCTCAGAGGCACAGGAACTATCGAGGAAACAGGAGGAGAGATAGCACCTGCAATTTCAGCAACTCAAACTTAGGCTTGAAGGGCTACAAGCTTCTAGATCCGACACCACAAGAGCCCTATCTTGACTATGAGCTAGCCACAATTAAGGAGTGGGTGCATAGGTTTCGCTCGACTGGTGGGTATGACTTGGACTATTGTCAAAGGTCCTCTTGCAACCTCACCCGCATGATCAAGGGGCGTATCTACTCAGGCATCAACCAGCATGAGGGGTTGAGTTTAAGCAATCCAGATGTTGGACTCATACGTTTTTGTTACTATGACATATGAGTCTTCACTTGATATCACCAGCACCCACAAACCTTTagttaaaaaaaaaagcatTGTTGCTTCATAATTTAGGCGCGACTATGCCACTGCATTTGCATTACTACTAATGAGAAACTCTCACTCTTATTCTCAATCTTCTGGTCCCGTTTTACAACACATCGCAATGTTGAGTTATAGATCATCGGAAAGTGTGCACAATTTAGATTCAACGTGTCCATCGCGATGTCTTGCCCAGAAGTTTTGTCTCGGATTGAGTCACCTGACGATCTACCATACATCATCGCACCTGGTGGATCGACGCCTGAGAAACTGTGCGCAAAACAGAATAATCCCCAACTAGGTTACAATAATGTAGGTCTGTCAAAACTTCAACACGGCTCCCCGGCCGCATCAGAAAGTCTCTTGTGCCGGTCTCATGTCCAGCTCATGAGTCCACAGCGAGCTGGGTTGCTGTGACAGCCACAAGTACAACTCGCCAACGTCCTCCGCACGCATACTCTTGCCAGTCTTTGTGTTTTCGTTCTCCTCGTCAATGATCccgccgttggcgatggcgtggaCAACATGTACGCCAAACTTGCTGTGCTCCTTGGCGATAGACTGCGCcaccatcctcgccgccgctcggGAGGCACCGTAAGCCGCGTATTGCTGATTTGTGCGCAGGGCACCCAGGGTGCCCGTGAAAATGACTGTGCCCTTCTTCGCGCCTTcggtgtcggcgaggagTGTCTGCCCGCCGTTCTGGGCGTACATAAGCTTCAGCGCCTCCTGcgcgaagacgacggcaccgGTGGTGTAGGTACTCATGCTGTCGTTGAACGCCTCGGGGGTCTCCTCAAGAAACGGCTTCCGGCTCGAGTTCTTGACGTGGTAGATGGCCAACTTCAGCTTCAGGTCCTTGAAGTCTGGGTGATCGGCGACCTGTTGGAAGGCTCGCCGGAGGTTGTCGGGCTGGGTGTCTGTGGGGAAGGGATGAAGGATGCCGTTTGACGATTTTCGAAGGTCGGATGCAAGATTCTGGAGATTGTCTGGGTTCCTTGCGAGTAgagcgacggcgaggttgcCGTGTTGAGGACTCGCGAGGACGCGGGCAATGCCTGCACCGGATGTCGGTCCTGCACCGATGAGTATGGCAAATCCGTTAGGGGCCATGTTGATGATTGATACACAGGATATACAATTATAGGTATGTGTGTTAATGATAACAAGACGAAGAATACCAATAAGAGGTTGGACGCCTTTATTCACATCTCAGGATGGATGTCCTGATGCCAATGTATGTCATTCTGATGATCCCAGCACGGACGAGTGACCACCCGGCGGACCGGCTGCCACCGGCCTCGCCATGGACGTCATTGATCGTCCGATCAGTGCTTCTTTGAGCCCCACATCGTCCGCTCGGCGGGAAGAAGACTGGTAGACATGTTCGGGAATAAGACATGAAGGCTGGCTCGAAACAGCCTATGTCCGATGAGTGTCTGCAACCTGCTGACATAGGCGTCTGTTTCGCCTATCAGATGTGcacgacgatgatggcgatgtgGATGAAAGCAAGGAAGCGTCGAGTTCTCAAGAAATTCAATCCCTTTGCGCCACGCGTGATATTTTGTCAAACGCCATCAGACTAAATCATTTCGATATTCGGCTCCGTTCAACGCGTCAACAAATACTTGTAACGTACTATCAATGTCAGCATGCTACCTAACTGACCGTTTTGGGCTTGCGGTTGACGGCATTGGGAGGCAGCCAAAGAAATGGTCCAGTTTTGTTCGGCATTGTTGTCTAGAGAACTCTCAGCTGCAGTATTACCAACCATGCACAGCTAGTGAATGGCGCCTACGGCAGGCAGACGACAAAATAGCAGTGTGCCCGATCTCATAGAAGAAATGACAACTGGTTTCTGCCACTCAGCAACTCTAGGCGGAGCAGGCGCCATCTTTCAAGAGATGTTCGGATCAAATCGTCAGGTGCAGCAGTCATTCGAGACGCTGCTGGCCTGGTTTCCATCCACCCCTTCGCAACTGAAGCTGCCGATAGGGACGCAAAAATAGATGGTGCATTCTACATAGTCCCAATCCTGATCGATGTTGGGCGAAACCTCAATGTCTGCATGGCGGAGTAGATATAAATTCGGAACAGATGGCGTTGTTTTCACGACCTTTCTCGCTACAAGGGTGTGATAACTTCGAACATTCAGGAGCCCAGGCCGTCAAAGATAGGTCAAAGATAGGTCGACGTTAGTATAGATCCTGGCCACCACGCCCTTGTTTCGGTTGGACAGCGTAAGGTGGATGGATTTCATGTTCTTTTCTCTTCAAAGGAGAACATTGTTGTTGGTTTTCCTAGTGAGCTTCCAAGACTCTAGAGAGATACTCCCGACCAGGTGCGGCGCCCTGCCAGTTCTTTTTGCTTTTgaccttgacgccgttgGCACCCTTGTCACATCTCGTTTGGGAATCCATGACGAGGGCTTCGGAAGAGTTGGGCCCACTGTCGCCCTGCACCTATATAGCTGGCGGGGAACTCGTTACATAGGTAGCGGACCTTGGAGTGCTCAAGCTAAGAAGCCGAGGACAAGAATAATAGCAGTGAAAAGCTGCTTGGCCATACTTGGAAAACTAAGCTGTTGTGTAGCATGTCGCGGCGTTATTTGTAAGTAGATGTAAgtcttcgccttcctttAGAAAGATTTGGGAACACGTGAGAGTAGAGATGAGCAAGAAACCAAGATAGGACATATCCTGCGAAGTGAGGACTCAAGAAGCGATTCTGTTAATTTTACATTGATTAGAAGCAAAGCGATCACCAGGTTGAGAAGTACAGAACGACTGAGTATACTTATCTCATGGGATCGCGGGCAAACGTATCATTCCCCCGATGTAGTTCCGAGACAGCGGCCTACAGGCCTACCGATCCATCTGGCCTGGTGGGAAGTTGGTAACGTTTATTTGCTGCATGCCTTGAACCGCTTTTCGACATCACTGGTTGATACTAGTTGCGGAAATAGGACGGGCATGTATATATTTCGAACGTTCAAGGACATCTCCGGCGCCCGCCATTAAGCCAAGTGATGACGTGCTTTGGACTTTATTGAGTGTACCCAGGCCGGCCTCCATCTTTACTGTGTGTTTCCAAGGGACAGCAGTCGAGCCGACACGGAAAACTTCAAAAAGAAACCATATCTATTCGATGTCCTCTGTTCTCAGattcctcgtccttctccaaGCATTGCGAAACGAGTAAGTGAAAGGAGCGATAGTTATAACAAGGACAAAGTTGAATATCTATAACAAAGTGGGAGAGACCATGATGTCAGATACTACAGGTTACGGGTAAATTGTCACGGTCTCTAGAATTCGAGTAAAGACATGCTCAATTTCCATATGAGCCAGCCAGAGATCCTCGATTGCTAATACGGATCGCACGCAAGAGGACACATGCATAGCGTAGATAAAAGGATGCAATGCATTGATTGCGACATAGCGGGGTTAGCAGCTGAAGTGATGATTTAAACACACGGCCCCCATGGTCAAGCTCGC
Protein-coding regions in this window:
- a CDS encoding Short-chain dehydrogenase/reductase SDR; translation: MAPNGFAILIGAGPTSGAGIARVLASPQHGNLAVALLARNPDNLQNLASDLRKSSNGILHPFPTDTQPDNLRRAFQQVADHPDFKDLKLKLAIYHVKNSSRKPFLEETPEAFNDSMSTYTTGAVVFAQEALKLMYAQNGGQTLLADTEGAKKGTVIFTGTLGALRTNQQYAAYGASRAAARMVAQSIAKEHSKFGVHVVHAIANGGIIDEENENTKTGKSMRAEDVGELYLWLSQQPSSLWTHELDMRPAQETF